A segment of the Nitrospina gracilis 3/211 genome:
ATCGATTGATTTACGGGTGAAACGATTCTATGTCGTGGTTGTTTGGCGCCGGATTGGGATTTTTGCGGGGCGGACCGTTGGGAGCTGTGGCGGGCGGCGTAGCCCAGCATTTCCTGTCCAAAAAGTTCCAGAAACTGGTGCGCAAAAGTCTTCCGGGCGTGAAGAACGAACCGGTGTTCGTCGGGTGCATCATCGTGGTGATGACGAAGATCGCCATGATCAAGGGTGCACTCCTGCCGCGCGAGGTGGAAACCATTTACCGGTTTTTTGTACGCAACCTCAATTACAAGGAAGGCGACTTCGACGGGATCAACCGCGTCATCCGCGAGACCTACGAAAAGAACCCCGATCTCCAGCCCATTATCGAGCAGTACAAGCAATCTTCCGAATCGAAATACCGCGGTCTCCTTTTGACGCTCGCCTACCAGATAGCGCTGGTGGAAAATTCGCTTTCCGAAGACACGCAAAAGGAGATCAACGAACTCGCCCACCTGCTCGAGTTGTCGCACGAGAGGCACAACGCCATCCGCGAACAGTTTTCATTGGACAGCCTGGTGACACCGTACGGCATTCTGGGCGTGCCGGTTTCCGCGACGGATGAGGAAATCAAAAAGGCCTACCGCCGGCTGGCGGCGCAGTACCACCCCGACCGCGTGGCGCACCGGGGTGGTGAGGAGGTGGAACAGGCGCACATCCGGTTTTTGCAGTTGCAGGAAGCGTACAAGGAAATCCGTGAGGTGCGACGGTTCTGAGTTCAGGGACGTGACGAGGAAAAAGACGCTTTCTTCGGCTTGTTATGTTTCGGAGGCGTGTCGCTTTCCATGGAAGCCGGATCGGCTGACGGAGCGGAATTCGAAACGGCTGAGGATTTTTCTTTGGAAGCGGCCGATCCTGATTGGCTGTTGCCCGCTTTTTCGCCGTTCTGGGTTTCGGCATCGAAATCCGGCGGCAGTTTGCGCAGAATGACGGAATTGATTTTGCGCTTGCTCGCCTCTTTTACGGTCAAACGGCAGTCCTGAACGATCACCTGGTCGCCGGCGACGGGTATTTTCTCCAGCCGGTCGATCATCAGTCCCGCCACCGTTTCGTAATTGCCTTCGGGGAGATCCAGCTCCAGTTCCTCGTTGAGCATGGCGATCTCGATGTCTCCTTGCACCAGGAAACCATCTTCATCGTATTTTTCGTAATACTTCGGCGGCTCGTCGTACTCGTCCTCGATTTCTCCGACGATCTGTTCCAGCAGGTCCTCAATAGTGATGATGCCCACACACCCTCCGTGTTCGTCCACAACAATAGCCAGGTGAAGGCCGCGTTGTTGCAGTTCCTTCAACAGGTCGTCCAGCTTTTTGTTGGGCGGAATGTAATAGGCCGGGCGGATGAGGTCGGTGATGGGGCTGTTGTCCGGCGGCACCGTCAAGAGGTCGAAGGTATTGAGGATGCCGATCAGGTTGAACATGCGTTCGTGAAATACGGGAAGACGTGAAAAACCCGATTCCATGGCCAGCTTGTTGGCCTCGTCCACCGTGGCCGTGTCTGAGATGGCGTAGAGCTGTATCAGCGGCACCATGCACTGCTCCACCGTAAGTTCGCTGAAATTGAAAATACGGTGAATCATCACCCGTTCTTCCGGTTCCAGTTCCGATGTGTCCGACTCCGGGTGTGAGATGTGGCGGATCTGTTCCCGGCTCACCCTCGTGTAGCCGGGAACATCGGATTGCCGCAGGATTTTTTTGTAGAGAAACGCATTGATGTGCGTGAACATCGCGTTGAACGGCGCCAGAATTTTGCCGACGATGTTGAGCGGATACACCATCGCCGACATGATGGCGTCGGAACGGCTCTGGAAAATGAGCTTTGGGATGATTTCCCCGGCGAACAGGATGAACGGGGAGATGATGAGCATCGAAAGAAAATCACCCCAGCTACCAAATGTCGTGACCAGATAGCTCGTGAAGACGGCAGTGGAACTGACCACGCAGACATTGGTTCCGAGCGAGGTGATGGCGAACAGTTGTTCCGGGGTTTGCAGGAGCTTGTTGATGAGGCGTGCGGATCGCACCCCTTCGCCTGCGAGCTGTTCCATGCGGATGCGGTTGACGGAGATCATGCCGATCTCGCAACCGGAGAAAAAACCTTCCAGCAAAATGAACACGCCTACCAGAAGCAGTGTGGTTCCCAGGTCCATCAGCCTGCGGCCTCCTCTTCAACCATATTCGGTTCGGGCTTTTTCGCGGCGGTCACCGTGAGGTGAAGGCTCAAAATACGCGCTCCTTTCATTTTCTCCACGCGGAATTTGAAGCGCTCGAAACTGATGGTTTCCGCCGAGCGGGGAACGCGGCCGAACAGGCCGAATACAAAACCTCCAATGGTGTTGAACTGTTCATCCGGCAACGATGCGGTGAAGTAATTGTTGAACTCCTCTATGCTCAGCATGGCATTCAGGCGGTACCGTTTTTCCGTGATCTTGTGTATGAAGCTTTCTTCCCGGCGCATCTCGCTGTCAATTTCACCCACCAGCTCCTCCAGAACATCCTCCAGCGTGACCAGGCCGTCAATGCTTCCATACTCGTCCAGCACGATGGCCATGTGGCGCTGAGACTTGCGGAAATTCTTCAGCATGTCTTTCAGGTTCTTGGACGCGGGCACGGTGAGTGCCGGCTTGGCGATGTTTTTGAGATTGAATTTTTCCGGCGGCAGTTGCCGGTAGTTGGCCAGGTCCTTGGTCAACAGCACCCCGACCAGGGTTTCTTCGTCCTCTTCGAAAACCGGAACGCGGGAATAAAAGTTCTCGATGATCTGCGGCAGGATCTCGTCCATCTTCTGGTTCACCGTGATGTAGAACATGTCGATCTTGGGCGTCATGATCTCCCCCACGGTCTTTTGCCCGAACTCGATGACGTTGTGAATCAGTTCGCCTTCCTCGGCGTCGATGATGCCTTCGCCCTCGCCGATCTTCACCATGGCGCGAAAATCCGCATCGGTGATGATGCCTTCTTCTTCAAAGGTCGGGACGCCCAGGTAGGTGATGACTTTCTGGGCAAAGCGCACGAAAGGCTTCTGGATGGGTTGAACCAGGTAGGCGAACACTTTGAGGGGAAACGCCGCCAGCAGGGCGAACCGCTCCGCAAAGTTGAGGGCCATGGATTTCGGCAGGATTTCGCCGAACAGCAGGATGAGGAAGGTGCCTATACCGATGGCGATGGCGACACCCACGTCGCCAAAAATCGTCAGGGCAATGGAGGTGGCCAGTGCGGACACACCGATGTTGACCAGCTCATTGCCGATGTAAATGGTGATAAGCAGTTCGCGGGGCGTTTGCAGCAAGTCGCTGACCAGGGTCCCTGTCCGTCCGTGTTGGTCTTTGAGAGAGGCGACCTGCGCGGTGTTGAGTGAAAAGAACGCCGCTTCGCACGCCGCGAAGAATCCGGAAAGCCCCAGTAAAGTGATCAGTATGACGGACCGGGGTAATATCGATGACTCGTCCAATAGTTTTTTTAAGCCCCCAAAAGGCCGGAACTCATTGCCTGAGCCCGGGAGATGCGTTCCCGCAAGGGATGAGGTCGTGGTTCAACCATTTTCTTTAAAGTGATTGAATCCCGCAGGCTTTCGGAGAGTTTGGCGGCGTCCGTTGGTGCGGACCCAAACGACCCCTTGGCGGGCCGTGACCTCTCCGATTTGAGTCACAGGCGTTCCGTAATTAACAAACGACCTCAACAATTTTTTAACATCTTCAGATTTTAATGTAAATAACAATTCATAATCCTCTCCACCCCCGAGAGCCAGTTCTCCAGCCTCCAAACCGTTTTTAATGCACGTATTTTCAAAGGGTTTGCTGAGTGGCAGGGATGCCTCCCAAAGCTCTGCCCCGACTTCGGAGGCGCTAAGCAGGTGACCCAGGTCCTGACCCAGTCCGTCGCTCACGTCGATCATCGACGTGACCCTCAACCTGGATTTAGCCAATTTTGCGGTTTCTTTCACCCGGGCGGTGGGCTCCAGATGCCGTTGGATGAGGTGTTTGCGGTCAGCGGGGCTCCCGGACCATTTTTTACCCGGCGATTTCAGGATCTGAAGGCCGAGAGCGGAGTCGCCGACGGTGCCGGTCATCAGGATGGCATCCCCCGCCTTGGCCCCCTTGCGGGTGAACAGGCGTTTCTTGCGCGTCTCGCCCAGCATGGTCAGGCTCAGCATCCAGTGTTCCGGGGTGGACACCGTATCGCCGCCCACGAGGTCCACTCCGAACGCCTCGCAGGCACGGCCGAGTCCCTTGTAGAGCCGGTCCAGAAAATTGACCTTGGTGGTTTTGGGAATGCCCAGGGTGACGACGGCGAAGCGCGGCGCCGCACCCATCGCCGCTACATCGCTGGCGTTGACCGCCACCGTTTTCCAGCCCAGTTGCTCGGGTGTGGTTGTGTTGAGGTCGAAATGAACGGATTCGATCAGAGCGTCGGCGGTCACCACGAGGTAATTGCCGCCGGGCTGGGAATACACCGCGCAGTCGTCGCCGATGCCTTTCACGACGCGTCGTGACCGATGGGGTATGTGGGAGGCCAGCCGGGCGATCAGCCCGAACTCGCCCAAGCGATCGAGGTCCATTGCCTGCCCCGGGTTAGGGTATCCGCTGTCACTGGTTTTCTTTGAAGAAGTCGCGGGCGAGGGAATCGAAATCCGCCTGCTTTTCGATTTTGATGGTCAGCTTGTCGCCCACCTGGAACCCGTTCTTCTGAAAGGTATTTAAATCCAGCGTGATTTCGAATTCGTTGCTGGTCTCGTCGATCCAGATCTCGAGATCCCTCTCATACTCCGCCTTGTTGGGCGGAACCTTGATATGTGTGATCTCACCTTCAAACATGAGCATACAGTAAATCCTTTCTTGCAACGGCCCTGCAATGCCGCGCGGATAGAACGCTGATCGATGTGAAATGGTTTCGCGGGCCTCACGCGGAACAGCTGACCTGCATGCCGAGGTAAGGTTCCGGTGTGTCGCTTGCGTAGTGTTCGGGATCGATACTCCATTCCCGGAACAACTCCGGTTGGTCCCCGAAGGGGTGCTTCAGGATAACCCGAAGCCGTTCGATTTCCGAATAATCATTTTCCTTGAGCGCCCGGTCGATGGCCTGCTGGGCGAGGTAGTTGCGGAGAATGAATTTGGGGTTGACGGCGTCCATCGCTTCCTTCTGCTCTTCGGGGGAGACGTCCTCCCGCTCCAACAGGCGCGTGTAACGATCCAGCCACCCGTCGAGTTCGTCAGGGTTGTTGGGGAAATACGTTCGCAGGGCGTCGAGCGCGCCGCAACGGAACCCGGAAAGCGTGCGGAAAAAGTTGGTGTGGTCGGGTTTGTGCCGGGAGAGGAGTTGGATCAATCCGCTCACCAGGTTATCGAATTCGGAATCGAGCACACTCAATCCCAGTTTACGTCCCATCATCGTACGGTTGTAGTGGTTGAAGCGGGCGGCATACTGTTCCAGCTCTTTCTGCAAACGTTCGGGTTCGACCAGGTGAGTCAGCGTTTCGCCCAGCTTGGCCAGGTTCCAGTGGCCGATCTGGGGTTGCTGGGCGTAGGAGTATCGTCCGTGAATGTCCGAGTGGTTCGGGACGAAAATCGGGTTGTAGCGGTCCATGAAGCCATAGGGTCCGTAGTCGAACGTCTCACCCAGGATCGACATGTTGTCGGTGTTCATCACCCCGTGGCCAAACCCCACCGCCTGCCAGCAGGCGATCATCCACGCTGTTTTGTCCACCACCTGGGCGAACATCTGCGCGTACTTGTCCGGCGCCGATTCCAACTCCGGAAAGTAATGGTGGATGACGTGATCGGCCAGCTCAGCGACTTTTTCCGGCCGGTTGGTGTAGTGGAAGTAATCGAAATTGCCGAAGCGGACGTGAGTGCGGGCGATGCGAACCAGCACGGCGGCGGGTTCCGGCAGTTCGCGCTGGATCAACTCCTGAATGCCGACCACCGCAAGGGATCGGGTGGTGGGAATGCCGAGCCCGGCCATGGCCTCCCCGCACAGGTATTCGCGGATGGAGGAGCGGAGCGTGGCCCGTCCGTCAAAACCACGGCAGAACCGAGTCTGGCCGCACCCTTTGAGGTACACGTCCCAGAATTCGCCCTGCTCGTTTTGGACTTCGCCAAGCAGAAGGCCGCGTCCGTCGCCCAGTTGCGGATTGTAGCTGCCGAACTGGAAGCCCGAATACACCATCGCCAGAGGCTGGGCTCCGGGCAACACCCGGTTCCCACCGAAGTGCTGCCAGAACTCAGGCCGTTCGAATTCCTGAGGATCGAGGTCCAGCAGACCGGCGACGTCCGGGTTTTTGGCCACGGGGAACGGGTTTGATACCGGGGTGGGGGGCTTGTACTGATAAAACTCCCCGCCCAGGCGGACGAACCGGTTTTGAAAATTCAGTGTTTCCAGAGTCTGCAACAGCTTCCCTTAAAAGTCTTCCCTTACCCTGAAATCTTTCGAGTAGTAGGCGACCAGGTCCTTTATGGAAAGGATGCCCACAATCTTGTCGTCATCCGTAATCCCCAAGTGCCGGATTT
Coding sequences within it:
- a CDS encoding protein adenylyltransferase SelO → MQTLETLNFQNRFVRLGGEFYQYKPPTPVSNPFPVAKNPDVAGLLDLDPQEFERPEFWQHFGGNRVLPGAQPLAMVYSGFQFGSYNPQLGDGRGLLLGEVQNEQGEFWDVYLKGCGQTRFCRGFDGRATLRSSIREYLCGEAMAGLGIPTTRSLAVVGIQELIQRELPEPAAVLVRIARTHVRFGNFDYFHYTNRPEKVAELADHVIHHYFPELESAPDKYAQMFAQVVDKTAWMIACWQAVGFGHGVMNTDNMSILGETFDYGPYGFMDRYNPIFVPNHSDIHGRYSYAQQPQIGHWNLAKLGETLTHLVEPERLQKELEQYAARFNHYNRTMMGRKLGLSVLDSEFDNLVSGLIQLLSRHKPDHTNFFRTLSGFRCGALDALRTYFPNNPDELDGWLDRYTRLLEREDVSPEEQKEAMDAVNPKFILRNYLAQQAIDRALKENDYSEIERLRVILKHPFGDQPELFREWSIDPEHYASDTPEPYLGMQVSCSA
- a CDS encoding hemolysin family protein, which encodes MDESSILPRSVILITLLGLSGFFAACEAAFFSLNTAQVASLKDQHGRTGTLVSDLLQTPRELLITIYIGNELVNIGVSALATSIALTIFGDVGVAIAIGIGTFLILLFGEILPKSMALNFAERFALLAAFPLKVFAYLVQPIQKPFVRFAQKVITYLGVPTFEEEGIITDADFRAMVKIGEGEGIIDAEEGELIHNVIEFGQKTVGEIMTPKIDMFYITVNQKMDEILPQIIENFYSRVPVFEEDEETLVGVLLTKDLANYRQLPPEKFNLKNIAKPALTVPASKNLKDMLKNFRKSQRHMAIVLDEYGSIDGLVTLEDVLEELVGEIDSEMRREESFIHKITEKRYRLNAMLSIEEFNNYFTASLPDEQFNTIGGFVFGLFGRVPRSAETISFERFKFRVEKMKGARILSLHLTVTAAKKPEPNMVEEEAAG
- a CDS encoding hemolysin family protein; the protein is MDLGTTLLLVGVFILLEGFFSGCEIGMISVNRIRMEQLAGEGVRSARLINKLLQTPEQLFAITSLGTNVCVVSSTAVFTSYLVTTFGSWGDFLSMLIISPFILFAGEIIPKLIFQSRSDAIMSAMVYPLNIVGKILAPFNAMFTHINAFLYKKILRQSDVPGYTRVSREQIRHISHPESDTSELEPEERVMIHRIFNFSELTVEQCMVPLIQLYAISDTATVDEANKLAMESGFSRLPVFHERMFNLIGILNTFDLLTVPPDNSPITDLIRPAYYIPPNKKLDDLLKELQQRGLHLAIVVDEHGGCVGIITIEDLLEQIVGEIEDEYDEPPKYYEKYDEDGFLVQGDIEIAMLNEELELDLPEGNYETVAGLMIDRLEKIPVAGDQVIVQDCRLTVKEASKRKINSVILRKLPPDFDAETQNGEKAGNSQSGSAASKEKSSAVSNSAPSADPASMESDTPPKHNKPKKASFSSSRP
- a CDS encoding J domain-containing protein; amino-acid sequence: MSWLFGAGLGFLRGGPLGAVAGGVAQHFLSKKFQKLVRKSLPGVKNEPVFVGCIIVVMTKIAMIKGALLPREVETIYRFFVRNLNYKEGDFDGINRVIRETYEKNPDLQPIIEQYKQSSESKYRGLLLTLAYQIALVENSLSEDTQKEINELAHLLELSHERHNAIREQFSLDSLVTPYGILGVPVSATDEEIKKAYRRLAAQYHPDRVAHRGGEEVEQAHIRFLQLQEAYKEIREVRRF
- the thiL gene encoding thiamine-phosphate kinase translates to MDLDRLGEFGLIARLASHIPHRSRRVVKGIGDDCAVYSQPGGNYLVVTADALIESVHFDLNTTTPEQLGWKTVAVNASDVAAMGAAPRFAVVTLGIPKTTKVNFLDRLYKGLGRACEAFGVDLVGGDTVSTPEHWMLSLTMLGETRKKRLFTRKGAKAGDAILMTGTVGDSALGLQILKSPGKKWSGSPADRKHLIQRHLEPTARVKETAKLAKSRLRVTSMIDVSDGLGQDLGHLLSASEVGAELWEASLPLSKPFENTCIKNGLEAGELALGGGEDYELLFTLKSEDVKKLLRSFVNYGTPVTQIGEVTARQGVVWVRTNGRRQTLRKPAGFNHFKENG